The genomic window CCTCCCTGGGGCCACTGTTGATAATGGCGTTCACCAGGACCTGCAGAGGGTTCTCCCCAGTAAGCAGATGGATGATCTCGAAGGCATGCTTGACAATGCGGACAGTCATGAGCTTCTTTCCATTGTTGCGGCCATGCATCATCATGGAGTTGGTGAGGCGCTCCACGATGGGGCACTGTGCTTTGCGGAAGCGCTTGGCAGCATAGCGCCCTGCGCTGTGGGGCAAGTATTTGGCATACTTCTCCTTCACAGCTATGTAATCCTGCAAGGAAATGTCATTTATCTGCACATCCTCGGTGCTCCACTTGCCGAATAGCTTGATGTCGGGTGTCTCTGCCACTGC from Suncus etruscus isolate mSunEtr1 chromosome X, mSunEtr1.pri.cur, whole genome shotgun sequence includes these protein-coding regions:
- the LOC125999272 gene encoding 40S ribosomal protein S5-like yields the protein MVGAERWRRPGCASRMTEWETAAPAVAETPDIKLFGKWSTEDVQINDISLQDYIAVKEKYAKYLPHSAGRYAAKRFRKAQCPIVERLTNSMMMHGRNNGKKLMTVRIVKHAFEIIHLLTGENPLQVLVNAIINSGPREDSTRIGRAGTVRRQAVDVSPLRRVNQAIWLFCTGAPEAALRNIKTIAECLADELINAAKGSSNSYAIKKKDELERVAKSNR